CAGCTACAGTGATCGGGGAACTCTGAAACTACGAATTCAAATTTCTGGATTATAGCTGAGAGAGGCAAAAGAATCTCATTCAGCCCTGGCACACCACTCAAGTTCACATACTTCAAAACGTTGATATACCCATTTGCACCAGTGTATTCAGTGAAAATTTTCAGCAATAAACGAGTTTCATTATAGTAAATGTTGTAAGAATCACTAATAGACCCTGAATCCACCTTCAAAGCCTGCTCATACGTTTCGTAAGCTTTTGAATAGAACCTAAGCGTTTTGACGACGTCAGATAATATCCACCTTTCAGCTTGTTCTTCAAGTTTCACAGCTTCTTCATACAAGTCATCTTGAGTGATAGAAGTCCGCACGTTGGAGCTCGGTCCATTCTCTAGTCGCCATAAGTCAGTTATAATGAACAATTAGGATCTCCAAAACATCCAAGAAGCATTAACATACTATTTTTAGCCTTTAATTTGCCCATGTTATGTGGATTTAGTGTTAGCGATGGGACACGGTAAAAAGTTTTACTAAAGAGAAACGGGATATCATATACGCAAAATGTAAGATGATTAGTAAGTGTTGAGCATGTATAAATACATATCGAAACCATCTAGCCTTTATGAATTCTACTCAGATGATGAAATAATAGCTCAGAATATCAAATTTATAGCGGTTCTTACCAGAATCAGTCTTATACCAAATAAACATTGCATTTTAACTCTACAAAGCTTTGAACATGGGAAAGAAGACGCAAAGCCGTATATAGTTAAGCTACATTGTCATACATTTGAACTGTTCCAGCTGACGAAGGTTATACTAGGTCTACTAATTAGCTGCTTTTACCTGAAGTTCGTAACAATCTCTAAAGAAGCAGGGTTCGATTATGACAAGATACATTTACGGCACCTATGCTTTTTACGTTGCAAGGGTACATTTGTGTCAAATAAAGGTGATGGAATCATTAATGTGGATGAATTGATACCTATAGATTTGGATAGGGAGCTTAGGAATAAGGAAGAAAGCGGCCACCAGCTGTCGCCAACTGACTGGGGAAATGTTGACGGTATCGTCGACAACCTTATTATGCTTGACAGGAGTGGAAACGAGTTTAGTTTAGATCGAATTCAGTCTTTTACAGGCCCATTGAAGGAATATTTTGATCATAGAGTGAATATATCGAATCAGTCCATTAGACATAGTAACCCACTATTTGGAGCGAATAAGCTGATATCAATGGAAGAATCTCAGGATGACTTTAATTCTCAAAGAGAACAGCCCATTTTTAATCCCATTGCAAGGGCTCATGCCGGTTTTTCAATGGACTGCCCAATTCCTAATACTGATGAAGAGTCAATCGATGACAGCACAGTTAATAGCGATAGTACTGGTTCTCAGGTTTTAATGGATCATATGCGACCTATATCCAAAATGTTACAAATCAAATCGAACAATACTCCTAGAGGGGCCAGCCAGGTCCATTGGAACTTACAATTACATAAAGAGATGCAAGGACGCTCATGGCAAGATCCCCCATCCACTGTTAGAGAGCTTAAGGCAAGAAGTATAGAGCCGGAAGAACTGAACCAAGTTACCATAGACACATTATACTACAGCAATTTTGGAAATACATTTACTATATCCGGAAAGGTTGCCGGGACGTTGCCAAGCATTTATGATGACCAGATACCGGTAAGCTCTTGGCTACTGCTGTATTTCCCAGTCAAGGACTTGTTGAATGTATCATACTTGGATACTAATGTGAATTGCATTGAAATATTCGCATCAGATATTGATTATGTTTTCAACCAATGTCGTATAAACCCAGAGTTGGATGGAAGGGAGGCGCTACAAAATCTGGCTCACACATTGCAGCGCAATTCTGCAACACTAACCATTAAAAAGGCTCCATTACATTTTATCAATGAATATCACACATGTTGCTGGGAACTCGAGACTATACACCTGGATATACCAGCGGACCCTTACCTATTGGACTTACAAGATAATAAGCGTCAAAAATTCAGTGCAGCCACCCCAATGGCTATAAAGGATATCGATACTAATACTACGTCTGCTACAGTTTTTGCCCTACTGGTAGGGGCAAGACTACCTGCAGGAGCGAAAGTTAACCACTTTTCGTTCACTGATTTCACCAGTAACTCTAACATATGGTGTCAGATGGACCCATATATTATTGACTATAATGTTCGCGTAAAGCCCGAGGAATGTATTTATACAAAGGCATATCCTGAATTTATCATTAATATCGATAAGTTCACACTTAAATACTACGGGCGGCGACTCATTGACTGCCGAAATGGCCGCGATACAAACTTAACTAACTTTGGAATGGTCTTTCGATTAAAGCTAGATATAAAGCTCTACAATTCCAAATTGAACGGCATCATTCGTAACGTTGAGCTAGTAACAAGCCCCGCTAAGTTTTCTGGCATTGAGAAACGACTGCTCGATGAGTTCTACACACGGGCAGTCGAAAGAATTCCTCAAAAAGCCCTCTTTCACAACTTCAAGCGTTATGTTGTGTCGTTTCCTATTTCTCTACAACACGACGCAGTCCTAATCTCGGATTCAACTCTAGAACTGCAACACAACAGTTCTCCACACTATGTTGCACACATTCCTTCCATAAACCAGGACATAAGCGCTTACACGATAGATGATATCCCTGATATAACATCTCTGAACTCAATGCATTCTCTCGCTCAAGGAAAGCTCTTCAAGATAAGAGGTAGGGTCATCTCGGTCTTTGCTGCCGAAAACAAAATTACAATCTACTTGACAAACGATGCTCTTACATCAACACATTTAAGTCCTGCAGACGTAATTAAAATCCAGGTCATCGGGGAAGCGAACCTAGAATACTTCCTAGGCCCCGAGCATCAACTAGATACTCAATTGGAGCAACTAAACCTTAAGGTCTTTAACTTCTATCTGCTGCCTGGTCAGTTACAAATTTCTGCTACAAAAACCATACTAACGTGGTGTCCTGTAGAATGCTCCCTAGATGACCTAAAGCTACAGCTCCAGTTACAGGTCAAACATGAGAAGGATATGTCTTCTGTACCCATATTACGTTAAGAGTTACCCTGGAACTATAATCAAGTTCTCCTATATGAAACCGTGAACCCCCACAACCCATAAGCAATATCGCAAAGAAATGGATACAAGTTACCTAATAAATCCAGGAGACCATCTAAACTTATTATTCTGCTAGAGAGGGGTGTTGAAATTCTGTAGGTCATCGCAACAACCTTATTATgaattttaaaaaaaaggGGTTTGCTGAAAAAACGAATAGCATAGTTGACTATTAACAGAATAATAGAGACTACGATATATTGATTTTGGCATCAAGGGGGTTACTCAAGAGAAGCAAAAAATCACTGCAATTACCTATTTTTGGAGATGAATTCATTAATCTACTCTAAGAGTATATATAGAGCGGGATGATCGGGTCTGGCCGTTGGTATAACTCTTCCTGCTACCTTCACAATCGAGAGAAATTTGTAATTAATAACAAAATTTTACAAGATGAAGTTTAATGGTGTAATTACGTCGCTTTCGTTCTTATTATTGTTGGGTTCAACTTTGTTTACCCTCTTTAACATTTTGTCCGGTGCCAGAACAACTGGTGTTTTGAAGGGCTTCCATTGGTTAGAAGCTGATACTAGAGGATTGAGAAATGCTCCAGATACTACGAAATGGTATAACTACAGATACTGTGAATACTTTGAACAACCAAACACTATTGGACGTTGTTCTCGTAGTAAAGCTGCAAGTGCATTTTCTCCAAGAGACAACTTTGGAGACACTCCTGCTTTGCCTCAGACGTTTAGAAACAGCAGAAACACCTACTACCACTTGTCTAGATTAGCATGGGCTATGTTGTTGATCAGTTTAGCGTTCATGTTGATGTCTCTGCTACCAGCAATTGCATCAATTTTCACTGAACGTGCTCACATTGTCTCTGCTTTGCCATTATGGCCAGCTTTGTTCTTCTTGACTTTGGCTGCTTGTTTCTACACTGCATGCTTTGTCAAGGGCCGTAACGGTTTCAGAGATGCTGGTCGTAGAGCTAACTTGGGTAAGAAGAACTTCGGTTTCCTATGGACCTCTGTCTTCTTGTTGTTCCTAAACTGTCTATGGTCTACCTTCGCTTCTGCTTTCAGAGCTATCACTAATTACAGAAGCCGTAAGAACGACACCTACTACGACCCTCACTCCGACGCTTCTTTTGACAACAGCACTGCTGTTCACAGTGGTCGCGGCCAGGGAAAGGGTTTTTTTAACAGCGGTAAGCGCCAAGGTAACAACTACAATGGTGAAGTCATGGCTGGTAACGAAGCAAGCAGCTTCGACCGCCGCTTCGACAACCATGCTGCCTACGGTGCTTACAACACTAACTCTGGTGCTAACCCAGGTTACTCTGCTAACAAGGACTTCCAAAACGTCAGTTACGGTACCGGTAACAAGGGCACTACCGCTGCTGCAGTCGGCGCTGGCGCCGCTGGTGCCGCTGGTGCTGCTGCTATGAGTAAGGACAGCTCTGCTCGTTCTCCTCAAACGCAAAAGAACTACTCTACTACTACCACCACCGCTAACTACCCAACCCAAACCCAATCTCAGACACACTACCAAACACAACAACCAAAGTCCCAATACCAAACCCAGAACAAAAACCAAAACTCCTACTACAATGACACTTCCGCTCGTGACAACTACACTACAAGCAACACTGCTACCCATGCCGACCCTTACGTCGAGGACAGCGGTGTGTATTACGGTGGGGTACACAAGGTTTCCGGAAAGACTAACAGCCCAGAATACCAAGCAACTAAGCCATACAGCTCGACTGCTGGTTACGACACTGGTAAACCAACTATCAACTCTACCGACTACCAGTCTAGAGCAGCCAACACTCACACCACTGACACCACTTCCGGTCGCGGTGGTTACGAGAAGGTGAAGGAATTAGGTGCAGCTGCAGTCCAAAAGGGAACCAATCTAGTCAGAGGTCACTAATTGCCTTTAGCTAGCTATGTCACCTTTTCTACTTGActaaaattttttttttatttcagTGGATAACTGGAACTCGTCAAATTTAGAATATACTAGTTCTTAATAGCGGCATCGAGTGATAATTTTTTATAATTAATTTGTTGCTGACTGCAATTTTAATGGATTTAAACGCAGTTCAGTTCTCTTCTCACTATGGCTTGATAAttgaatataataataatatttaCAAAATTTAATGCTCATATGTTGTAGTTTGATAGTCTCCAGCGTACGTAATATTTGCAATTGACTAGTTGATGATGCCCGCGAAATAGAATTATAATTTAACAAATATTATACAAAATTATGTGTCGATAGTGATGTAACACTACTATACTAAGTCGTTTTGATGAAACCTTTTCCTCATTTCTATTCTACCGGTACCGTGCTTTTTAACAAGCAGCTTCATATCCTCTTCGGATCCATTCTTTAACATTTCATCGTCCTCCTTAGTCCAGATACCAGGAACATTCATTGGTGGATTTGCAGAGTACCTGAACGCACAGAGGAAATACCTGGGTAAAACCATTAGATCACCGGAAAGAGCGGTTAAAATAGAGGTACTAAAAGCTTTTCTAATGCCACATTCGTCCCGAAGATCTTCTACTAATTTCTCTGCCTGCGATGTGTGGTACGTTCTGTTGACAATGTCATGAACCTTATTTAAAAACTCTCTAGTAGAAGCAAAATGGAAGAATTCAGGCATAAATAAATCTGTTGTGGCAATTGGCGGTGGGAAAGGTATCTCATCTGGATTGATGGTATCAAACTGAGTCTCCTCCATAGCAAAGTTATTACGAATAGATTCTGCCAACTCTTGTGTATACTCAAATGGAACATCTGGTGCAGCATTCTGGTGACTCTCCATCCTGGATAAGTCCCTTTTCAACCCAGTGATGAAACTTAAGGTCTCTTCGTCTAACAAGTCATCCTGAGGTATTGTGTATTGGTTGGTGGACGCAGATGTAGGCTGCTGGCCAGTTGGTGACATAAACTTCACTTTCTTAGCGTTATTATAGTTTCCTGGAGCTGGCCCTGGCCGCTTCACGCGGTTCGTCATATTCTTCATTGGCTCAGGGATTCTGTTGTTCGCCCTTTCATTCTCATAGTAAGCAATATATTCATCAATTCCATAATTAAGTAGGAATTTCCTAAACCTATCCCTCCATGCGTTTTCAGTATGCTTAGGGTATTTTTCGCCATAGGTTTTGAAAAATTCACGGGACAACGGGCCTCTACGATCTCCAACAGTATACTCCTGGAAACTTGGTTCCTTGCCTGGGATGAATGTTGGATCCATAACCATCTTTCTTTTCGCAACAGTGCTTGGCTCGTCATCATCTCTAATCAAAGATTCCCCAGTAGTTGGATCACTTTGATAGATATCCTTGTAAAACTGAGTTTTAATATTGATAGCTAATTGGTAGTCTTCCTCTGCGGTAAATTTTCTCTTCAGGCCCTGTGGAAGAACATCTGTTTTAATAAATTCTCCTTTTTCATCCCTAAGTAATTTaccattttcatcaacCTTATAGACGTAGTTCAATCGTTTTGACAAATATACGCGGTAACGATGCCTTATTGAGTTTCCAGTATGGTTAGGGACATAGTGGGAAATTTCGTCAAACAAAGTATGGGTTGTTCTCCTGGTGGGATTTTTACGCACCACATCTAGTATAAACTCATCTTCCTCCTCGGTGAATGAAGATTTGTTGTGAGGTGGGAGATTGCTGGACCTGCTCAATACCGTTTTCGAAGGCTCTCCGATGGCCACAGCTCCAGTCGCATCTGCGGAAACATTCCTTTCATTCACGTCCGATACAGGAGACTCGCCTTGTTCCAAGCGTACCCCGGCGTCCATGACGTGCCTGCGAAGCCCATGATCATCCTTCTTACCTTCCCTCTCGTCTTCAGAATGACCAAGTGACGCTGCTGCTGCGGCAATAGCCGCCGAAGCAACATCGTGATGACGACCACGTGCTTCAGCTTCCGCCTGAGCCTGCGCCTCTCTCTCTTGCTTTTCACTCGCCTTTGTTATACGACTGTCAATACTGCTATCTGCGTCAGGCACTTCCACATCGTAGGCTGCGTTTTCATTCACCGGAGGCAAAATAAAAGGTGCTATATTCAGTAGCGTATTCTGTTCCGCCGAGTTGCTTAAAAACAGGGGGTCCACGGTTGGCATCTCAAAGGTATTAACATGCGAAACAATATACTGGCCTGACTGTACATCCTTAGGCGGGTCATCCAAAACTGTCCCACCTAGTTTCGTAACAATAGACTTGTAGAAGTCTTTGTTGACATCATCCGCGAAATAGAACTTCAACCCATGGAATATACCATGATGCGACTTTAGCTCCAAGAAATGGTCGGGAGCTGTATCAAAGTCTTCTTGACTATCAGACATCTATATCCAACGAAACCACTGGAAACTTTATTAACTAAATCTTATCTGGAAACTAAACAGTTCACGATGGCCTGTCTATAGCTATAAGGCCTTCCCGCTATGAGTGGTATGGGTGGTATACGTGGTGGTGTTTTGTTTTTAATTTAGAAAGCTTTGGGTTTTAAAAAATCAACAAACGAACCATTCGTTTCAAATGATATATAAGGTAGGGTAACCGCGAAGTCCAGGTGGGCGGCTAAGTCCACCGGGCGATGGCTATGCCACGATAACAGACTGGGCTTGCCAGTTACTGCCAAGGATGCTGAAGGTGGGGTGAATGAGTCAGTGCTAGCGTCGTTTATAGAAGCCACGACTACCTCTGCTGCGTGCGACCAGCACATGAGACAACAAACACTCCGCCACAGCGCGTGAAGCGTCAAAAACTAATCCTACCTATGAGCACTTTACGTCCCACCTGTGAGCATTTTACAGCCCACAAACCTAAGTACCGATCTCTTGGTTCCTCTGTCTCTGTCCTGGATCTGCTCCACACCACAGCAATAATTGTCAGGACCACAAATGACCCTTATCATATGCAATGACAACAACAAACTTTAAAACCTTGTTCTCGATTTCCCCGTTGATTCACTTTACCAAGGAATAATTACTTGTAATTACCAATATGCAACCAATTATTAACCAATTTATTCACTAATAAACAATAACTCAAGAAACAAATCCAAGTAATTTTCAATTATATCCACAAGGAGAAAATAGAAGCTGGTCGATCATTGGTTAACAAATTGTGGTACAGCGTATATCTATAAAAAACCCGCTATCAACACTACACCCAGAGCACCACACAGGACCTAGTGAGCCCACAGAGCACCTACCAGGGCACCCTACAAAAGGAAGTGTTTACCTCATACTTAACACATAAGACAAAAAAATTCTGTAGGCATTTTATTGGCGGACTTCTTTCCCCGTTTAATTAATTCTCTGATAAAACGTCTCCGCTAATCACTAGTTTATCCGCAATAGGAGTCCAATAGGCATTTAAAAACCAGCGCTAAGTAGCATGTGTGCGGAGAACTATACGATGGATGTTAACCCTCTAACAGGTTAACCAAGATTGTGATCTGTATTATTAAACTCAATTGCGATATCGTCTTATTAGTTCTTAATTGCGATCTTTGTTTATTAGTTCCAAGTAATCTCGTGTTTCAATTGTTCTGTAGCTCAGAGCGCTTCTTATTTTAGAAATAGCCTTCCATCCAGGCGGCGAGTCTCCGTTCATTTGATGTCACGGGTTTATCCCGAGAGAGCGGAACTGAGCTCGGTGACGTAGGATGTCAGCTGAGAAACACGTGATCGCCGCGGATGTGGTGCCGAGCTGCGCGGAGTGGCCGGAACTGAGCAGCAGAACCTGGGCAAAGCCACTGCGGGCGACGCAGAGTACTCGGCCGCTCTGGCATGGCATCCGGTACTGTAAGGCGCGACTCCACAAATGATCCCATTGACTAATCACGTGATTATACAGGATCGCAGATAATCTCGTAGCAGACCGGGCAGAGTTGCATGGCAGGCCATAAGCGGTGCTTATGGGGCCTGGAAGACCCCTGGCGTGCCACTTGCCGCTGCGTGCGCTGCTTGACTTTCTCCCGAGTGCTTTTGTTTAACCTCTTGTTTTGATAAGAAAACTTGGCGCTCTCGCATAGCGTAATTGAAAGAGTGAACCTTGCGAGGGCTACATGGCTATACCGGCCGCACCGCTACCTCCAACCACTAAAGTCAAAGTTCCAGACCATAGGTCGCTCTGTTGGTAATACTCTCATATAGCTCTCGTATACGGCGGCTAACAAAATTCTTCCTAGCAGAAACCGCTTACATTCCCTCGCAGATAGAACGGCCTGAAAATCCATGTAAACGTAGATTCAATAAACAAGCTTTGACATAGCCTTCTATTATATTCACTTTAAAAGTCACTGTAATTTTAAAAGTGGTGAAGTAATTATGTGCTTCTGGTTTCCATTGTTTCACTTGGAATTCCGAATCAACTGAATAAAAATACATCATTTCAAGACTTaatagaaaaaaaaatttacTATAAAAAATCTAGCCGCTATTGATTCCATAACAACTACTATTTACTAGTTGAAGAATTGTTGGACGTTATTTAGATAGCCCAGCCTTTTTTACCCTTTAATAATGCCTACCGTTCCTAACTCCGCGGTCATTAACTGGGACATCCTCAATGAGGTGGTTTCTATGGACGAGGATGAGCCAGGCTTTTCTCAGAGTTTAGTTGTTCAATATATTGATCAAGCAGAAACCACCTTTAAGGAAATACAGAAAGAATTGGAGTCGGGATGCCCTTCGCTAGATAAGCTTTCAAGTTTAGGCCACTTTTTGAAAGGTTCTTCTGCATCACTGGGATTACAAAGAATGGCGTGGGCTTGCGAGCGCATTCAAAACTACAAAAAACGGGCTAACTTACCTTCCGATAGTTCTTCGGACGCTAGTATAACCGCTATGATTAGGGAGGGCCTTAGTATGGCGCAGACGGAGTTTCAGTGCGCAAGGAAGGAACTCAGTAAGTACTATAATGCAGAGTTATGAAAGAACTTTATTTGAATGTTTGTAGGGGATACAAATAATAAATGGATATAGATGTTGTGTAAGTTTATGTAGAGAGAATTCCATATGTATGTGTAAAGTAACCGGTAGTAATGCGATTTATTGAGTGTCAGATTGGTAGTCTTCGTCTACTACGTCCCCTAGGTGCTTGCCAGCTAAAAACAGTAGTTCATCTTTATTTTCGACCTCATTCAGTACTTCAGCAGGGAAATATTCCTGGGCTACCTTGCCATCCTTGAAATCAGGATTATACTTGTAGCCATCGCTATAGCCTAATTCCCGCATTAATCTGGTTGGTGCGTTTCGCAGGTGCATGGGGATCTCACTACTTGCCAGTTTATACTTATTCTCGCCAATCATGGCCTTGACCTTATTCCAGCCTCTATATAGCTGCACAGACTTAGGAGCTCTGGCCATTGCAACTGCACATTGAGCTAAGCTTAAATCTGCCTCCGGTAAGCCGATTTTCATCACTGAATCATGCGCAGCAACAGCCAGAGGTAACAGCGAATGGTCCGCAAGCCCAATGTCTTCGCTTGCCATCCTAATCATACGCCTGGCTATGAATAAGGGATCTTCCCCTCCCTGTAACATTCTGGCGAGGTAGTAGAGGGCGGCATTTTCATCCGAGCCGCGAACAGATTTATGGAATGCAGAAATAGTATCGTAGTGGTTGTCTCCATTTGCATCGTAGTACGTACGGAGGTCTGCTGAATTGCTTTGTATCAGCTTTTTCAGTTGCTCAATTGAAAGCGGTGTCTCTAACAGCGATTCTCTGGTGGAAACCTCCACCATTTCTAGCAGGTTCAGCGCTTTTCTCGCATCGCCAATAGAAACATCCACTATATAACGCAGAGCCTCGGGACTCAGTTTCACGGGCACCTTTATATCCCATACTAGTAGCCGGATTTTATTCAGCAACTCAATTCCACGCGTTAGCACCATGGTTATCTCTTCCACTGTTAATTTACTAAGAACAAAAACTTGGCACCTACTAATCAGTGCATTGTTCAACTGAAAACTGGGATTCTCGGTAGTAGCACCTATTAGCACAACGGTAGCGCCTTCTACGTGTGGAAGCAATAGGTCCTGTTGTGACTTATTGAAACGATGTATTTCATCAATGAAAAGCACTGTCATTCGCCTGGTGAGATTGAACTCTTTCTTCGAGTTCTCAAAAATCGTTCGCAGTTCCTGACTAGTTGCTTTTGTGGCGCTAGTCTCCACTAGCTTATATGTCAGCTGAGCTTTGCGCTCTTCATTAATAGTTTTAGTTAGTAGCCTCGCTAATGAAGTCTTCCCAACCCCAGGAGGGCCCCATAGTATCATCGATGGAATAGTACCTTgattaatatatttaaaCAGAACTCCTTTCTCCTTCGATAGTATATGCTGCTGTCCAACATATTCATTCAGATTCTTAGGTCTCAGCTTTTCACTTAGTGGTAAATGTGCTATTCTCTTGCATTGTTTCACCTCAGATTCCATTGATGAGGTAGTAACCGCGCGCTTACTATGCATTATAGGGCCAGAACCCGAAGGACTACCAACATCCTCTATAACTTCGACATCGTCAGCAATCTCTTCAGAAGCTTTCTCTAGCTTACGTTTCCTTGGATTTTCAGACAGAGAGGAAGTCTTTTCTCCCGTGGTAGAATTAGAACGAGCGGTACATCTATCAAGATGATCATTTATAGTAGAAAAACTAACGTTCTTGTTACAAACAGGACATGCGATGATTTGCTCAAGATTTTTACTTCCGCTCATAGATCAAATGGCTTTGTTTCACTTCAATAGTCGTGCATTTAGCCTATCCGATGGGTAACGTAGTCCGGATGCTATTTCTTCCATGTCAAAGTTAATAAAACTGAAATACAAGGCTATTAAAAAGGTATCTGTATAACTATATAAAAAACCGGTTTTAAaacattttaaaaaagctTATTATGCGTCATTTGTTAACTCATATAGCATGCTTAAGCCTTTAGAGTAGTACATAGGTCTTGGGAGTTCACTGTTTGGGTTTAATGCATTCTCTTCTGTTTCAATACCAGTTAAAACTAAAAGGGTTCCTAACATCCCATCGGTTCCAAACTTGATATCAGTATTCAAACGGTCGCCCACCATACATGTTCGGGAGGTATCTAAATTAGTAGCGTCAATAATGGACCGCAACATGTTCAGATTGGGTTTGCCACATGCAATTGGCTCCCTACCAGATGCTGTCACTAGACTTGAAATAGTGGTACCGGCGCCAGGCAGAATAACGCCCTTTAATGGTAGTGTACTGTCCAAGTTTGTGGCCACAAATGCAACACCGGGTTTTTGTAGATACTGCAACGTTACAGACATACGGTGGTAGTTAACATTTGTGTCCAACCCTGCTAAGACACATTTAACATCTGGATCAAGGCCGTTAACTAAAAATGGAGACGTCTCCGGATCAAAGGGTATGTCCAACAGCGGGTCCTTACCGCCCAATGTATCGTAACCCATAAGTTTCAACTCATCGATAATACCCGATTCGCCAAATACCCAAACTTTGTCGCGACCTGGCACCAACCCGATGTGACCACTGACGTATAGCGCAGCAGCGTAGGATGATGTGAAAATCTGGTCCTGGCTAACAGGTATATCAAAGGACGCAAACTTCTTCATATACGCCGCACGGGACTTCGTGGAGTTATTAGTCACGAAGTAGAGCTTCTTTCCCCGTGACTTCAACATTGCAAGCGTTTCACGGATGTTGGGTAATAGATAGTTTCCTAACCATAGAACACCGTCACAATCAAACAAAAACGAATCATACTTGTTCATGAACTCTTCAGCAGCCTCTCTGCTTTCTATCTTGGTTGGAAGAGAACTACCGGTCATTTTGGGGTTAGAATATGCTTCCTGAGCTTCTTCCATTGTATGTGTCTCTTTGTCTTTTTTATTTAGTATTTAAATAGAAAACAAACTGAAACTTTTAATGATTAGAAACATGTGCCAGGTGTTAAGAAcatatattaaatattgCACTTGAAGCCGGCTGGATCGTTAATTACAGTTAATGGGACTATAAGCTCATTCATTAGAAGTTCATGCTGTTAAAGCTCGAAGCTTTTTTAACTACGACTAGTAGCACATAATTACTACGGTGATGATGGGAGAACGTAAAACGTTAGAAATGTATAAAAGAAGTCCACTAGGATACTTTTCAAGTTCCTAGTACCATTATGTACGCCTTTTCTATTATAGTAAAGCCAAATTACGTTATATGGACATTATCTCGCGGGGTTCGCGCACCACTGCGTCGTTAAATAGCGCGAGAATAATTTTTAGTTCAAATATCTTACTTAACACGTAAATTTTATACACATAGGATGAGTATGAGAACATAATGAGGTCTAATGTCACTGTTGCGGTGCTGGTTGTACTTCTAGTTTGTCGATTATTTGTGCAGCCTGCCTTCTCGCTGATATCAGATTGCGATGAGTCGTATAACTATTGGGAGCCACTGAATTTGTTAGTTCGGGGATTCGGTAAGCAGACATGGGAATATTCACCTGAATATTCTATTAGATCATGGAcatttcttcttcctttcCATGCTATATTAAGCGCCGTAAAGAGATTTTTAATCTATGAGGACTCACCCCGATATGTTTTGTTCTACTTTGCTCGAGCTG
The Eremothecium sinecaudum strain ATCC 58844 chromosome II, complete sequence DNA segment above includes these coding regions:
- the RAP1 gene encoding DNA-binding transcription factor RAP1 (Syntenic homolog of Ashbya gossypii ABL180W; Syntenic homolog of Saccharomyces cerevisiae YNL216W (RAP1)) codes for the protein MSDSQEDFDTAPDHFLELKSHHGIFHGLKFYFADDVNKDFYKSIVTKLGGTVLDDPPKDVQSGQYIVSHVNTFEMPTVDPLFLSNSAEQNTLLNIAPFILPPVNENAAYDVEVPDADSSIDSRITKASEKQEREAQAQAEAEARGRHHDVASAAIAAAAASLGHSEDEREGKKDDHGLRRHVMDAGVRLEQGESPVSDVNERNVSADATGAVAIGEPSKTVLSRSSNLPPHNKSSFTEEEDEFILDVVRKNPTRRTTHTLFDEISHYVPNHTGNSIRHRYRVYLSKRLNYVYKVDENGKLLRDEKGEFIKTDVLPQGLKRKFTAEEDYQLAINIKTQFYKDIYQSDPTTGESLIRDDDEPSTVAKRKMVMDPTFIPGKEPSFQEYTVGDRRGPLSREFFKTYGEKYPKHTENAWRDRFRKFLLNYGIDEYIAYYENERANNRIPEPMKNMTNRVKRPGPAPGNYNNAKKVKFMSPTGQQPTSASTNQYTIPQDDLLDEETLSFITGLKRDLSRMESHQNAAPDVPFEYTQELAESIRNNFAMEETQFDTINPDEIPFPPPIATTDLFMPEFFHFASTREFLNKVHDIVNRTYHTSQAEKLVEDLRDECGIRKAFSTSILTALSGDLMVLPRYFLCAFRYSANPPMNVPGIWTKEDDEMLKNGSEEDMKLLVKKHGTGRIEMRKRFHQNDLV
- the YPD1 gene encoding Ypd1p (Syntenic homolog of Ashbya gossypii ABL182C; Syntenic homolog of Saccharomyces cerevisiae YDL235C (YPD1)), producing MPTVPNSAVINWDILNEVVSMDEDEPGFSQSLVVQYIDQAETTFKEIQKELESGCPSLDKLSSLGHFLKGSSASLGLQRMAWACERIQNYKKRANLPSDSSSDASITAMIREGLSMAQTEFQCARKELSKYYNAEL
- the MGS1 gene encoding ssDNA-dependent ATPase MGS1 (Syntenic homolog of Ashbya gossypii ABL183W; Syntenic homolog of Saccharomyces cerevisiae YNL218W (MGS1)), which codes for MSGSKNLEQIIACPVCNKNVSFSTINDHLDRCTARSNSTTGEKTSSLSENPRKRKLEKASEEIADDVEVIEDVGSPSGSGPIMHSKRAVTTSSMESEVKQCKRIAHLPLSEKLRPKNLNEYVGQQHILSKEKGVLFKYINQGTIPSMILWGPPGVGKTSLARLLTKTINEERKAQLTYKLVETSATKATSQELRTIFENSKKEFNLTRRMTVLFIDEIHRFNKSQQDLLLPHVEGATVVLIGATTENPSFQLNNALISRCQVFVLSKLTVEEITMVLTRGIELLNKIRLLVWDIKVPVKLSPEALRYIVDVSIGDARKALNLLEMVEVSTRESLLETPLSIEQLKKLIQSNSADLRTYYDANGDNHYDTISAFHKSVRGSDENAALYYLARMLQGGEDPLFIARRMIRMASEDIGLADHSLLPLAVAAHDSVMKIGLPEADLSLAQCAVAMARAPKSVQLYRGWNKVKAMIGENKYKLASSEIPMHLRNAPTRLMRELGYSDGYKYNPDFKDGKVAQEYFPAEVLNEVENKDELLFLAGKHLGDVVDEDYQSDTQ
- the PHO13 gene encoding 4-nitrophenylphosphatase (Syntenic homolog of Ashbya gossypii ABL184W; Syntenic homolog of Saccharomyces cerevisiae YDL236W (PHO13)), which encodes MTGSSLPTKIESREAAEEFMNKYDSFLFDCDGVLWLGNYLLPNIRETLAMLKSRGKKLYFVTNNSTKSRAAYMKKFASFDIPVSQDQIFTSSYAAALYVSGHIGLVPGRDKVWVFGESGIIDELKLMGYDTLGGKDPLLDIPFDPETSPFLVNGLDPDVKCVLAGLDTNVNYHRMSVTLQYLQKPGVAFVATNLDSTLPLKGVILPGAGTTISSLVTASGREPIACGKPNLNMLRSIIDATNLDTSRTCMVGDRLNTDIKFGTDGMLGTLLVLTGIETEENALNPNSELPRPMYYSKGLSMLYELTNDA